From a single Serratia surfactantfaciens genomic region:
- the pldB gene encoding lysophospholipase L2, with translation MISFTLSSDDWLTRETQFAAFATGPLLDFWRQREEGEFSGVDGVPIRFVRFRSARHQRVVVVSPGRIESYVKYPEVAYDLFHCGYDVVIVDHRGQGRSGRLLADTHRGHVVNFDDYVDDFEQLWLREVESRGYRQRFALAHSMGGAILARFLQRRPQAFDAAAFCAPMFGIQLPMPGWLADRILDWAEAHPAIRDYYAVGTGQWRPLPYVVNVLTHSRERYRRSLRYYADYPELQVGGPTYHWVRESIRAGRQIIAQAGEITTPLLLLQAGEERVVDNRSHQAFCQALSDAGRPCEGELPLVINGARHEILFERDAMRAEALNAILRFFAQHLGGALPPTTPSEVRT, from the coding sequence ATGATCTCGTTCACTCTCAGCTCCGATGACTGGTTAACGCGTGAAACGCAGTTCGCCGCCTTCGCCACCGGGCCGCTGCTGGACTTCTGGCGGCAGCGCGAAGAAGGCGAGTTCAGCGGTGTGGATGGCGTGCCGATCCGCTTTGTGCGTTTTCGTTCCGCGCGGCATCAGCGGGTGGTGGTGGTCAGCCCCGGCCGCATCGAAAGCTACGTGAAATACCCTGAGGTGGCCTACGACCTGTTCCACTGCGGTTACGACGTAGTGATCGTCGATCATCGCGGGCAGGGGCGCTCCGGGCGTTTACTGGCGGATACGCACCGCGGTCATGTGGTAAACTTCGACGACTACGTGGACGATTTCGAGCAGCTTTGGCTGCGCGAGGTCGAATCGCGCGGTTACCGGCAGCGCTTCGCGCTGGCGCATTCGATGGGCGGCGCGATCCTGGCGCGGTTCCTGCAGCGTCGGCCGCAGGCGTTCGACGCGGCGGCGTTTTGCGCGCCGATGTTCGGCATTCAGTTGCCGATGCCGGGCTGGCTCGCCGACCGCATTCTCGACTGGGCGGAGGCGCACCCGGCGATCCGCGACTATTACGCGGTGGGCACCGGCCAGTGGCGTCCGCTGCCCTATGTGGTCAACGTGTTGACCCACAGCCGCGAGCGCTACCGGCGCAGCCTGCGCTATTACGCCGATTACCCCGAGCTGCAGGTGGGCGGGCCGACCTACCATTGGGTGCGGGAGAGCATTCGTGCCGGCCGGCAGATTATCGCGCAGGCCGGGGAGATAACAACGCCGTTGTTGCTTTTGCAAGCCGGTGAGGAACGGGTAGTCGACAACCGTTCGCACCAGGCTTTTTGTCAGGCTCTGTCAGACGCGGGGCGCCCTTGCGAAGGGGAGCTCCCGTTGGTTATCAACGGCGCACGCCATGAGATCCTGTTCGAGCGGGACGCGATGCGCGCCGAAGCACTGAACGCAATTCTGCGCTTCTTTGCTCAACACTTAGGCGGTGCGCTGCCGCCGACAACTCCATCAGAGGTTAGAACATAA
- the yigL gene encoding sugar/pyridoxal phosphate phosphatase YigL, translating to MYHVVASDLDGTLLSPDHTLSPYAKETLKLLTQRGVHFVFATGRHHIDVAQIRDSLEISAFMITSNGARVHNTAGELIFSHNLDGDIARDLYGMLHDDPEITTNVYRNDDWFINRESPEQEEFFQESVFKYQLFEPGLLETDGVCKVYFTCEDHERLLQVEDAINARWGDRVNVSFSFPTCLEVMAGGVSKGHALEEVAKIIGYTLQECIAFGDGMNDLEMLSMAGKGCIMRDAHQRLKDMLPELEVIGSNVDNAVPHYLRKMFL from the coding sequence ATGTATCACGTCGTCGCTTCCGATTTAGATGGCACGCTGCTGTCTCCCGACCATACCCTGTCGCCGTACGCCAAAGAAACGCTGAAGTTGCTGACCCAGCGCGGCGTGCATTTCGTGTTCGCCACCGGCCGCCACCATATCGACGTGGCGCAGATCCGCGACAGCCTGGAGATCAGCGCCTTTATGATCACCTCCAACGGCGCGCGGGTGCACAATACCGCCGGCGAGCTGATCTTCAGCCATAACCTGGATGGGGATATCGCCCGCGATCTGTACGGCATGCTGCACGACGATCCGGAGATCACCACCAACGTCTACCGTAACGATGACTGGTTCATCAACCGCGAGAGCCCGGAGCAGGAAGAGTTCTTCCAGGAATCTGTGTTCAAATATCAACTGTTCGAGCCGGGCCTGCTGGAAACCGACGGCGTCTGCAAGGTTTACTTCACCTGTGAAGACCATGAGCGGTTGCTGCAGGTGGAAGACGCCATCAACGCGCGCTGGGGCGATCGGGTCAACGTCAGCTTCTCGTTCCCGACCTGCCTGGAAGTGATGGCGGGCGGCGTGTCGAAAGGGCATGCGCTGGAAGAAGTGGCCAAGATCATCGGCTATACGCTGCAAGAGTGCATCGCCTTCGGCGACGGCATGAACGATCTGGAGATGCTGTCGATGGCCGGCAAGGGCTGCATCATGCGCGACGCGCATCAGCGCCTGAAGGATATGCTGCCGGAGCTGGAGGTGATCGGCTCCAACGTCGACAACGCGGTGCCGCACTACCTGCGTAAAATGTTCCTCTGA
- the glpQ gene encoding glycerophosphodiester phosphodiesterase, with protein sequence MRTQVKALLTGIILATSMVSAAQAADKVVIAHRGASGYLPEHTLPAKAMAYAQGADYLEQDLVMTKDNELVVLHDHYLDRVTDVAERFPDRARKDGRYYAIDFTLAEIKSLKFTEGFEIENGKKVQGYPGRFPMGKSDFRVHTFQEEIEFVQGLNHSTGKNIGIYPEIKAPWFHKQEGKDISSKVLAVLKQYGYTGKNDNVYLQCFDANELKRIKNELEPKLGMDLKLVQLIAYNDWQETYEQKADGKWVEYDYDWMFKPGAMKKIAQYADGIGPDYHMLVVADKSKPGHIVLTDMVKEAHASKLAVHPFTIRADALPKYVTDVNQLYDVIYNQAGVDGVFTDFPDKGVQFLQKQGQHK encoded by the coding sequence ATGCGGACTCAAGTCAAAGCCCTGCTGACAGGGATCATTCTCGCCACCTCAATGGTCAGCGCCGCGCAGGCGGCGGACAAAGTGGTGATCGCCCACCGCGGCGCCAGCGGCTACCTGCCGGAACACACCCTGCCGGCGAAGGCGATGGCCTATGCGCAGGGCGCCGATTACCTCGAGCAAGACCTGGTGATGACCAAAGACAACGAGCTGGTGGTGCTGCACGACCACTACCTCGATCGCGTCACCGACGTCGCCGAACGCTTCCCGGATCGCGCGCGTAAAGACGGCCGCTACTACGCCATCGACTTTACGCTGGCGGAGATCAAATCGCTGAAGTTCACCGAAGGTTTTGAAATCGAAAACGGCAAGAAGGTGCAGGGCTACCCTGGCCGCTTCCCGATGGGCAAATCCGACTTCCGCGTACACACCTTCCAGGAAGAGATCGAGTTCGTGCAGGGTCTGAACCACTCGACCGGCAAAAACATCGGCATCTACCCTGAAATCAAGGCACCGTGGTTCCATAAGCAGGAAGGCAAAGACATCTCCAGCAAAGTACTGGCGGTGCTCAAGCAGTACGGCTACACCGGCAAGAACGACAACGTCTACCTGCAGTGCTTCGACGCCAACGAGCTCAAGCGCATCAAGAACGAGCTGGAGCCGAAGCTGGGCATGGATCTGAAGCTGGTGCAGCTGATCGCCTATAACGACTGGCAGGAAACCTACGAGCAGAAAGCCGACGGCAAGTGGGTGGAATACGACTACGACTGGATGTTCAAGCCGGGCGCGATGAAGAAAATCGCGCAGTATGCCGACGGCATCGGGCCGGACTACCATATGCTGGTGGTAGCGGATAAATCCAAGCCGGGCCACATCGTGCTGACCGACATGGTGAAAGAAGCGCACGCCAGCAAGCTGGCGGTGCATCCGTTCACCATTCGCGCCGATGCGCTGCCGAAGTACGTGACCGACGTGAATCAGCTGTATGACGTGATTTACAACCAGGCCGGCGTTGACGGCGTGTTCACCGACTTCCCGGACAAGGGCGTGCAGTTCCTGCAGAAGCAGGGCCAGCACAAATAA